The Vulcanimicrobium alpinum sequence TCACCGTACGCGATCGCCTCGATCGATTGGACGCGTCCGTACGAAGATCCGATCCGCCTGCAGTTCATCCCGGTCGCCTCGCGCCTGCTCCCCGATCATCCGCGGCTGACGCTGGACTCGCTGCACGAACAGGACGACTCGCCGGTGCAGGGTCTCACCCACCGCTACGTCGACAAGGCGCTCTTCCTGCCGCTGCAGACCTGCCCGGTGTATTGCCGTTTCTGCACCCGCTCGTACGCGATCGGTCCCGATACGGAGAACGTCGACAAAGCGCCGCTCGCGAAGACGACCGACCTCTGGAAGGCGGCGTTCGACTATATCGCCTCGCGCCCGGAGATCGAGGACATCGTGATCTCGGGCGGCGATACGTATCAGCTCGCGCCGAAGAATATCACGTTGATCGGCGACGCGCTGCTCGCGATCCCGCACGTGCGGCGGATGCGCTTCGCGACCAAAGGCCCGGCGGTGATGCCGATGAAGATCCTCACCGACACGGCGTGGACCGATGCGCTCACCGGCGTCGTCGAGCGCGGGCGCGCGCTCGGCAAGGACGTCGTCCTGCACACGCACTTCAACTCCCCCAATGAGATCACGTGGATCACGCAGCGGGCGATGGCGCTGCTGTTCGAGCGCGGGATCACCGTGCGCAACCAAAGCGTGCTGATCCGCGGAGTCAACGACGACGCGCGCACGATGACGACCCTGGTGAAGCGGCTGTCGTGGATCAACGTGCATCCGTACTACGTGTACATGCACGATCTGGTGAAGGGCGTGGAAGACATGCGCACCAGCGTGCAGACGTCGATCGAACTCGAAAAAGCGGTGCGCGGGACGACGGCGGGCTTCAACACGCCCCTCTTCATCTGCGACGCCCCGGGCGGCGGCGGGAAGCGCGACATCCACTCGTTCGACTACTACGATCGCGAAAACGGGATCGCGGTCTACTCGGCGCCCAGCGTGAAGCCCGGGCAATCGTTCCTGTACTTCGATCCGATCGATACGCTTGCACCCGAGGCGCAGGCGCGCTGGGCGGTGCCGGAACTCCAGGAGCGGATGATCGCCGAGGCCGTCGCGCGCGGAGGCGCGAAAGTCGCCGCCCTGGCTTAGGGACCGGGGGGAGCGGCGCCGCGGCCCGAAGGGCGGCGCATGTTGAGCGGATTTCGAGCCTTCCTCCTGCGCGGGAACGTCGTCGATCTCGCGGTCGCCGTGGTGATCGGCGCAGCCTTCGGCGCGGTCGTCACCGCGTTCGTCAAAGACCTCATCACGCCGCTGATAGCGGCGCTGTTCGGGAAGCCGGATTTCAGCGCGATCGGCTTCACGATCAACAACGCGCGGTTTCTGGTCGGGGATTTCATCAACGCGCTGATCGCGTTCGTCCTCGTCGCGGCGGCCGTGTACTACGCGGTCGTG is a genomic window containing:
- a CDS encoding KamA family radical SAM protein, which encodes MMHHHKPPVDPAELEHRNVRQGEFWRDVPAYEHVDEATFLDHIWQGRNSVKTPEELFETIGTSVDPTFLEDAKEGFRRAPMAVRVSPYAIASIDWTRPYEDPIRLQFIPVASRLLPDHPRLTLDSLHEQDDSPVQGLTHRYVDKALFLPLQTCPVYCRFCTRSYAIGPDTENVDKAPLAKTTDLWKAAFDYIASRPEIEDIVISGGDTYQLAPKNITLIGDALLAIPHVRRMRFATKGPAVMPMKILTDTAWTDALTGVVERGRALGKDVVLHTHFNSPNEITWITQRAMALLFERGITVRNQSVLIRGVNDDARTMTTLVKRLSWINVHPYYVYMHDLVKGVEDMRTSVQTSIELEKAVRGTTAGFNTPLFICDAPGGGGKRDIHSFDYYDRENGIAVYSAPSVKPGQSFLYFDPIDTLAPEAQARWAVPELQERMIAEAVARGGAKVAALA
- the mscL gene encoding large conductance mechanosensitive channel protein MscL; translated protein: MLSGFRAFLLRGNVVDLAVAVVIGAAFGAVVTAFVKDLITPLIAALFGKPDFSAIGFTINNARFLVGDFINALIAFVLVAAAVYYAVVLPMQHVDAWRKRGEPLPPATKECPYCLETVPVAASKCRACTSALGVASA